CATGAAAGGATTTTCGGGTATCTTTATTTTCCATTAAATAGGTACCGAACATTTTGCCCATATCTGTTTTTAAGTCACAACCGGAAATGTATTCATACTGTTCACCGGGATGGATAACAGGTTGTTCTCCAACCACACCTTCGCCTTCCACTTCGCGCAGCTGTCCAAGGCCATCAACGATATGCCAATGACGGCGAAGCAGCTGAACGGAAGCGCTACTGTTATTTTCAATTTTTATCCTGTACGCAAACATAAAATGCTGTCCCATCGGATATGAATAATCCGACTGGTAGAATGTTTCCACACTTACTTTTATCTTATGTGTTATGGCTGTAACCATCTATTTTATCGCCTACAAACTGTCAATCCATAAGTAAATATAATAAGAAACGAAGAAAAAGGGGTATTAATTTTAGTATGTCATCAGTGCCCGAACTTCAGGAAATAATGTACGATCGCTTCCGTCTGCTGTTGTGCATTCTTTAAATCGTCATTAATGATGGTGATATCAAACTGCTTGTATTCTTTCATTTCCACTTCAGCCTTCTCCAGCCGTTTTTTAATTTTTTCCGGAGAATCCGTACGCGCAGTTCTAATCGCTCCTTCAGTATCTCCAGACTTTTGGGCTGTATAAATAATGCCAGCGGCTTGAATTTCAGATTTTTTATCACATTCAGTGCACCAAATACATCTACCACCAATAATGGAAATTTGTTTTGCCGGTTAATACGGTCGAGTTCCGATTTCATGGTACCATAATAGGTGTTTTCATACACTTCCTGCCATTCCAGGAGTTCATCCTCTTCAATTTTCTCTTCAAATGATTCCGCGTTCATAAAATGATAATCCACGCCATCTATTTCTCCTTTGCGGATATCACGTGTAGTGGCTGATACAGAATAAGAAAGTTCAGGAAACTGCTGCAGCAAATAATCACCTAATGTATTTTTACCAACGCCGGAAGGCCCAGACAGTATGATGACTTTTTGCATGTGCGAAGATAAAAAAAGTAGTCAGTAGTAAGTAGTTCGTCAATAGATTTTTTAGACATTTGTGATTACAGCGTTACAACACATTCAACACCTGTTCTTTGATCTTTTCAAGCTCCTCTTTCATTAATATGACCAGCTTCTGCATAGAGGCGTCACTGGCTTTGGAGCCTATCGTATTGATTTCCCTTCCCATCTCCTGCGCTATAAATCCCAGTTTTTTCCCTTTCTCCATCGTAGTTTCTCTCAATACCTGAAGAAAATAATTGCAGTGGGTCTCCAGCCTCACTTTTTCCTCATTGATATCCATTTTCTCCAGGTAATAGATCAACTCCTCTTCAAACCGGTTTTTATCAATGGAATCATCCTGTAAATAGTTCTCCAAATCCTGTTTCAGCTTTATCTTGAGTTTCTCCAATCTGGCATTCTCATAGAG
The genomic region above belongs to Sphingobacteriales bacterium and contains:
- the apaG gene encoding Co2+/Mg2+ efflux protein ApaG, whose amino-acid sequence is MVTAITHKIKVSVETFYQSDYSYPMGQHFMFAYRIKIENNSSASVQLLRRHWHIVDGLGQLREVEGEGVVGEQPVIHPGEQYEYISGCDLKTDMGKMFGTYLMENKDTRKSFHVIIPEFYMGSPMKWN